A stretch of DNA from Zootoca vivipara chromosome 16, rZooViv1.1, whole genome shotgun sequence:
gagccatagataatctcaggaacaacccagacattataattaaagaggcggacaagggtggagctgtcgtcatcatgaacaaaactgattacatccaggaggctcacagacaactttccaataccgccttttacatgaaattggactcagaccccacacaagcatacaaaaaagaactgaacaagattgttaaggagctacccccacacatccaagaacagatcctcacaaacacaccagcggaacctcgaccaggaactttctatcttctacctaaaatacacaaaccaggaaatccaggacgccccatcatctcaggtaatggcaccattacagtgggtgtttccggctatatggactctgttctgaaaccatgtgctatcagtgctcccagctacgtatgtgacaccacagattttctgaggaaaatacaatctttgaataatcttcctaacaatactatactagccactatggatgtggaatctctgtataccaacatcccacacaatgatggtttacaagccacaaggaacaccatttcagataaaaccacagcggactttgctaccaaactctgccactctgtccttacccacaaccacttcaaatttagtgatgacctgttcctccagatcagcggcacagccatgggcacccacatggccccacagtatgccaacatcttcatggcagatttagaacaacatttcctaaactcctacccactcaaacctttcttgtacctgcgatacattgacgatatttttattatctggacatatggtcaacagaccctggaaaccttccaccagacattcaatgactttcaccccaccaacaatgaaccaatctatgcaataaatacatattttggacactactataaaaatacaggatggacgtatagacaccaccttacacagaaaaccaactgaccgacaaacatatctacatgcttctagctaccatcccaaacaatccatcgtatacagccaggccctacgttacaaccgcatctgttccaactctacagacagagaatctcacctaagagatctacagcaaacctttttagaactaaaatatccacctgatgaagttaaacaacagatcaacagagccagactgatacctagagagaacctgctgcaagacagacccaaaaaagaaaataacagaacaccactagatatcacatacagctcccaagttaaaacagtacaacacatcatcagagatctacaacctctcctggacaatgacagctctctttctcaagctctgggaggaagacctttcattgcctacagacagccacccaatcttaaacaactcctcacccacaataatacaaccaccagacttaacatggacactggtaccagagcctgcaataaacccagatgccaactttgctgccacatacacccggacaacaccattactggccccaacaacatccaacataccatctcaggattatttaattgctcatcctctaacattgtgtatgccatcaaatgccaacagtgccctttagctctctatattggacaaacaggccaaaccctacgccaaaggataaatggacataaatctgacatcaggaattacaagacagagaaaccagtaggagaacacttcaatctctcaggacattctatacaagatctcaaagtagctgtcttactacaaaagaatttcagaaatagactggaaagagaagttgctgaattgcaacttatcaccaagctcaaaaccatggagggacctggtttgaacagagacataggattcttatctcattatacatgataaagcgatcttcagccatcccaacccttgctttttcatacaagaccatttgcagtcattcacagtcgtcaacagctatcagtcagtcaatcacccattttcACTACCCTTCTGGGTGataccccccaccctttccctacataagcgccttgggacttctgcttcagtgtatctgaagaagtgtgcatgcacacgaaagctcataccaaaataaaaacttagttggtctttaaggtgctactgaaggaatttttttattttgttcctccaCCCAACACACAGAGATGGAGTGGCAGGGGCTGTTCTGCTTTCTCTTCTGTGTGTTTGGCATGTGTTTGCGTGTCAATGACTGCCGGTTGTGCTAATTAAAGTATATCCAACAATGCATACTGCTTGGATAAGCAGTCTGAGGATATGTGTGGTTGCAGAAGGGAAAGAAGCACGCTAGTGTTTTGTGCTGGCGGCAAAGCGTCAGCTTAGGGAACTTCCAGATTGGCTGTTGCTTGAGGATTCCTGCTTATATTTTTGCACAAATGTCGCAGGGAGGTGATATGACATCACCTGTTCGTCGAGCAATCACCAGCTCGATGTTCTGCAAACAATGTCGTTGGCAGCAGGTCATTAAGCTGCACATTCTGGTGCAACTTTCTGTCATTTTTCTTATCGGACTAATTGCATTTAGATAAGCAATGGGCTAATTGCACCAGAAAGTGGAGGGCAACCACCAAATTTTGTGCGAATGAACAGCTccacctggaagcacccttaAGTCATTGTCTGAtagagatgtcagagaattccaatggAAAGGAAACAGGAGTGGGAAATGCCAGTACTGACTCATCTCGTGTTCGGAATGAAAATCTCTTCAGCAAATATGATCAGTATTTGCTGGTGTTGTTTTTGGTCCACAAATGATACATAACAATACATAACcagacacttctctctctctccctcccacctcagATTTTCTTTGCCTCTCCTTTGCGTTGAAATGAATGGcgtggaataatgtaatgacaatATAATGAATGGTGCCAGATTTCGCCCTAgctgacagcaagacaaatagcctcatttttgttggaagctgaatTGCAGTgcaatggaaacagcactgcatgCGACAAATATGAAGTGGAACAAAATCAGTGCCATTTTACATACCTACAGTCTGGGCACAGGATTCAAAAGCAAACAGGAAATTGGGCCTTCTGGATAAATGAAAGATTCAGTGGAAAACAACAAGATAAATAAGAATTTAAAGTGAACCTGACCAGCTGCAGCATGTGACCTGACCTGGACAATTGGCAGGTTGTGCATACCTGTATGTCtacttagaacaggggtccccagactacggcccgtggctggatacggcccgaaggcctcttttatccggcccgCAATGACCCCCaccgcccactgccgccgcccgctcttacctgTGCGGCACGGTGCGgttgcccacttccgggtcggaggagcaccggaaatagcttgcaccGGAAGTGTGCGGGAAACAGCATGTGCGCACGTGTATGGCCGTGTGCTCCCGCGCCCTTCGGCCCGTCACATTAGCGGTGCTgcgggcaccagcccaaagccgggtaagtttggggacccctgacttagaaATAAGAACTGAGAGGATCTGACTTTAAGATAAGTatgtacagaattgcagcttAAGTGACAAGACTAATATATTTACATTCATGCACACTAAAGACAAGGTGCTAGTGCACATAATACGGATACactcttctcttcccctcccccaaattgtgaaggctgcagtcctaattgGGAATAATCCCCATTCAATTCAATCGAAATGTCTAGAAATGCATTGTAAATTCCaaagcacctgaggcagaaaatcctacAAGCACATCTCCCCTTGCCTGGCAGTAAGAAATGCAATCATAGTGAAGTAAATAACTAACCGTTTGCCACCCTCTCATAACACCCAAACTCTACCTAGTGGTAGAACCAGTACAGCTTGGTAGGAACAATTAGTGagaaccggtgtgtgtgtgtgtgtgtgtgtgtgtgtgtgtgtcaatttaGTTTATCTCTGTAGATCACAGCATTATAACGGTTGATGTCATAACCTCTTAAAATAAGACATGAGATTCTCCGTCACGAATagagttgccacctttgttctggcaaaatacaggacaggatgGCGGCATGAAAGCTGGAGCAAGATGGATGTTGGGGTGATTTTCACTTCCACCTGATGCTGAAATGACTTTatagcaatccattacaatctattaTTGCAACCTAACCGGATGGCCCCTttggaatttgtcacacacacacacacacacacacacacacacactactgtacAGCAATGTATGCAGACCagagcaaaataaacaaataacgtATATATGGTTATATTTAAAAAGTGTTGCCGgttttatctgtgttttattgataattattttatCATGTACAGCGCTTGGAGATTTTTCTGATTAAGCAAcctatataccggtatatatattctaaataataataataatttattatttataccccgcccatctggctgggtttccccagccactcagggcggcttccaacagaaaaataaaacacagtgatctattaaacattaaaagcctccctaaacagggcttccttcagatgtcttctaaaagtctggtagttgtttttctctttgacatcattTCTCATTTGACATCTAATAAACAAATTACCCCCTTTTAATACAATAATAATCTTTAAATATTGTGTGTTGCTTTCCTGTGGCCCCAGTGTTTTTCCTGCATTATCTAACTGCAATTAGGGGTATGGGTGGTATGCCATTACATTTTCATTTAAGGAACTGAAACCCAGGCATCTTTGGAAATCTTTTCCTGCGAGTGCTTGTTATTCTTCCCTCTTCCCACCACTAGAAAACTGATGAAGCAGCAAGGTTTAAGACAGTACTGACATGCCCTCCAATGTTCCTCAGAAACTGTGAACCTGCTATCTATGCCCAACCTGTatctatgttttttttaaaaatatatttttattaaaggtttcttgaattacaaaggtgtgttcagtgcctctcatattttaacatgtatcattttttgcAAATCCGTTTCATTtattaagacactaagaagaaagagggaaaacaagatagatagggggtgggagggtggatgggggtgggagtatcatagaatcatagagttggaagagaccacaagggccatccagtccaaccccctgccaagcaggaaacaccatcaaagcattcttgacatatgcctgtcaagcctctgcttaaagacctccaaagaaggagactccaccacactccttggcagcaaattccactgtcgaacagctcttactgtcaggaagttcttcctaatgtttaggtggaatcttctttcttgtagtttgaatccattgctccgtgtccgcttctctggagcagcagaaaatgttgtttcgatgtttctgttttgcttaatatatgtagggcatgatgtcagctttgtttgtgttagtactcctttattcgcttgtgttcttttgatggtgagagaaattggggttggccaagggtgtggttgttcatttgtgattggctatgatggtctttgttttcatgtgtgagtggagtGGATGGGTATTTTTGGgttaggttagccatactgatttgtatgctggcagtaaatttttgtcattatcttgttgggctgtgtgtgtgataaaggacCTGTATCTACGTTTAAATAAACCATCTATCACACAAAAGCCTTAGTAAACCTCCAGTTGCCTCATTCCAAACGAAAGAAAAGCTAGGGCTATGCTGGACTCTTGGAGTTTTCATGGTTCAAAAGAATTGCAGAGCACGCAAGCCTCTAAGATTCAAAATAACCATTCTTATTCTGCTTACACATTTCTGATATTATCAGttcaaaattgtaaaacagaaaaacacacatCAATGTGTGAACTTGGAGTCAGGTTTAAAGAAGTTTTAATTATTAGGAAATCATAATGCTTTTCCATTCATTGCTTTGAAGCCCATCCTGAGGGAAGGGTTATAGCATCTTCTCTGCATGGAGAAGGCTCCCCCAGATAGAGCTGAGAATGTCCCAGAATAAAAGTCTATGGTTCTGCCTTATTCCTGCATGGTGCTGTTTCAGATGAACTACTCAGGATTCTTCTCACAGATACAGTGGTGTTCTTCGTGGCATGACACTGGTTTCAGTTCACCTGCTGCAAGAGTTGCACATTCATCGGCCGCCTCTTTTGGTCTCATAGCGAAGCTGTAAAAACAGAGTGCAGCAGAACCGTGAAGTCGACTGTGTTTGCTACAACTATGTATAATGGCTGGTCGTTGGCTAAGGCCCTGATCAGCAACTCCTTTCCTGAGAAGGCTAACCTTGATGGAGAAGCAGAAGAAGTGGTTGTGTGGATCAAAGCCCCAGACCTTGCCCACCCAAAATGGCCAATTCCCAGTGTTGCTCCTCCATGCTCATTTTGCTTCTCAGGCTAGTACTTAGGGGAACCAGATGGCACTAGTAAATGGACAAGAGGTGCCTTGTTGGCCAGCTTGTTAATTCCCTCAGCTTAAAAACTTCCTACGGTAGGAACGTCTAAAAACTCCCTGAGGATGTTGTCCTCAGCTTTTTCAGACTCAGGTCCCACCTTCACCCCCAACCAGCAACATGATGTGaggttgtaagttgctttcagTTTCACTTTTCTGAGAAAACTGACTAACCAATCGCCTCCTCATAGTTAAACCAATTTGAATAAGCCACCAACGAAACCATGGCTTCAGATGATGCTTTGATGGCAGCAAATTAGTGAAGCCACCAAACAAACCATAATTTAATAAACTGTGCAGACAAGGCCAACATATTAGAAAACACTTGTGTTCTTCTAGAAGACCACTAAGCAAAGGAAGTAACACACAGTTTTAAAATCTGTGCAGTACAGGATGTGTCATAGGGAATGATAGGtaaaataggtaaaggacccctggatggttaagtccagtcaaaggcgactatgggatgcagcactcatcttgctttcaggccgagggagttggcgtttgttcacagactgctttctgggccatgtgggtcataactaaactgcttctggtgcaacaggacaccgtgatggaagccagagtgcactgaaacaccgtttactttcccgccacaggggtacctatttatctactcgcactggcgtgctttcgaactgctaggttggcaaaagctggaatagagcaacaggagctcaccccgtcgcacggatttgaactgctgattgGAAGAGGGAATGAATGCAACATATGGCAAGCGGAATTCAGCCATGATTAATAACGGGAGGGATTCTGGCAGAGATTCTTGGTGTGACACTAGGACCCGATTTATATGTAACGTTAAACAAAAGCATGACTTAGCACAATTGCACAAGCATGTGGGCCTCCAGAGCAGAGTTCATGGTTACTCTGCTGCACCTCTGTGGGCTAACCCATCATTTGGATTAGTATGTGATCCAGACTCTGTCACAGGGGTTTGTCTTTTTCAAGGCGGGACCCTGTGGGATAAGcagcttcatataaccaacatgcttaagtctaaatgcatgaaggggttaattcCAAAGAGTTAGCTGTCCTGCCAGACTTCGCCTGGGtaacttcccctcaccttgggaggaagcccTGTTGGGACTTAGGATTACATGTGAACTGAGCCTAGAGATATTACAGCAGTGTCCTTGTTTTCATCCGTGAGATGTTGAAGAATATATCTTCAAGAGTAATACAGAAGAGGGCACTCTGGCAGATGCAGCTTGCCATGCAGGCATGAGAAAAGTTGCATTTGCTGGAATCCTGCAACTCAATATGCAGGATACCCTTTCTGGCATCAAGTTATCCTCAGCATCATCTTATCTGAAGGTATTCCAGTACTATATACAACGGAGAGCTTTCCAGAAACAGGGCCAGTGAGTGAAGATGATGCCCCATGGAGGATGTAACCCACCCACCATAAGAAGGGTGAAAGAGAATATCACACATACAGGTTATTCCTGAGTTCTGTGCCGTCGGTCCATAGCCATTTGTTTTGAACCACTTCATACGTCAGTCCAATGAAATAAGTACCCATTGTAGTTTTATTCTGAATAAACTCCTGGCAagagaagaatgaatgaatgaatgaatgaatgaatgaatgaatgaatgaatagggaAAATCAGGGCAGAGGAAATCACAACTGGCAAGGATGGCCAGATGAAAAGGATGCTATTTGCCAGCTCCCACTAAAGCAGAAGAATCTATTTGTGCCTTCAAGGACAATGTTGCATTCAGACCACATGAAAACGATACCACACTTTTCGTCAATCTAGTAgcttccagatgcttttggctacaactccagccagcagaaaacatctggaggccaccacgcTGATGAAGAGTGTCTTAAAGGTTGTTCCCAggacacttaacaaactacaattcccatgattcttcggGGAAattcatgtactttaaatgtgacTTGGATGTGCTTTACAGGTATGGTGTGAATTCTGTGCAAGATGTCCTCAACTCTCCTTATCCCTGGTTAAAGAAATTTAACTCCAgtggcacttttttttttcctcatcAAAGTGGGCTCAATCTTACCAGTTCTTTTCTATCATTGATGATTGCTAGGTCTGAGCTCCATTGCATGCAATCATATCGGCAGTGGAACCAAACCTCCTTGGCTTCAGTAAACCAATATTCACTCCCTCTGTGTCTTTCCCATGTAGGAGGCTTCTGAGGAATCTGGACTGCAGCATGATAAAAGGAGATGAACACGTAAATAACTCAATATTAATAATGAAAATTCCAACACTAGAAGAGAATGATGACTCACAAACTGTCACCACCAGAGCGGACTTTGCCCCCATTCAAATGCCATCTTAGGtgcctgcttgctgctttcctagATCCCAGCTTGGCATTCATGATCTTGCTGAAACTGCATGCATGTCTCCAGTGAGGGGCAAGAGGGGCAATTTTGTGTCTCTCTTTCTTCAATGAGTGGACGGAGACAAGATCTACAGCAAGGTTCTTAGGCCTACAGCTGGATATATTGAAGGTTAAATTGAAAAAAAGGCAGTGTAGTTTAGGAGTATTGGTTTAGTTATGGTTTAGCTACATTTTTATCTAACTGCCAAAGAACTGTGTTCCTTTGCTTTCTGCCCCCCAGTATGTTCAGTGAACATGTATTGGCGAGGAGTcccatccgaaggcagccctgtttaaggaagtttttaatgactggtatTTTAATGTACTTTTGATCTttcgttggaagccacccagagtggctggggaaacccagccagatgggcggggtataaataaaaacattgttgttgttgttgttgttgttgttgttgttgttgttgttgttgttgttgtccctatTACAACTGTGTCCCCTGGACCCACTTGCAACCTCTGCATGTTCATAATTAAACAACATCCACATCATACAATTAAAGCAGTATCGTCCCACTTTAAACCAtcgtggcttccagcatatacaaaaacatacagtggtgcctcgacttactaattcaatccgttccgaaggcaccttcgtaggtcgaaaaattcgtaagtcgaaaagcgccattggaaacgcgatgtcccataggaatgcattggaaacggacaAATTCGTAAAtcggaaaaaccctatctaaaaccgccgcggtttccgttcggatgtcgagaaattcgacatttgccccactcgtaagtcgaaaaattcggttgtcaagtcgttcgtaagtcgaggtaccactgtactaataaaacatttttaaaaactcccctatgcagggctgccttcaaatgtcttctaaagattgtatagttactacTATTCCCAGAGATGTGGATTTTCATATGTTACTGGTGCCACAAAAGAACTACCTTGCCAGAACATTCTGGGTGCCAGAATGATGCAGAGTCAAGATTATTattgtgactgtgtgtgtgtgtgtgtttatgtgcctgcctgcctgcctgctttccatCTCCTCAAtctgtacatttaaaaataaacaatttattatGAAAAGCATTAAAAGTCTCCCATGCTCTCTCCCGACTAGAAAATAGATCCataacagctctctctctctttttttttttacagcacaaTATAATTAATACCTGGTTTCTGTTTCCAAATAATCAAATGGCATGATACCTGTGGTTGCACTTGTAGCTCTTGCTTCAGGCAAGCTCAGAGTAGTCAGCAGTTCTGAAAACGAATACATTTTTGGCCTCTTAATCAACTTTGAAAAGACAGACTATAGCACAACTGTAGTATTCTTCCATTTAGATTTGGGGGCAATTTTGGTAGGTATTTCCGAAAACACTTTGGGTTCAAATCTGGACTAAGTTAattattcatttttcatttcatttctatactgctttatattttttaaggggggggggaatctcaaagcagtttacaacctacattaaaacagcaaataaaaaaatccctaatAAAACCTGACTGAAGaaaatcaaatataaagtatacatttaaatacaattaacatTCATTCAAACATAagtaacaggaaactaaaatattatcctaaacgttgtttttttttaaaaaaaacactacagaggaggtcaactgcagaatgcacatttaacagagcaaagttaacaaaaaaaaaattcttaaacatttcaaaagaaagcattacgaagtgaagtcaaatataaatgGCACATAATTGTAATTAGTTCCCCCTGAAATCAATCCGACTTATGTCATGATTAACttttcaaactatttttaaaaaactgatttcaATACTGTAGAGCCTAAACGCATCATGGATTCAAGCTATAGCTCCAAAGATACCTGCAAAAAGAGACAGAGAGCTTTCAGTCAACACCTAAAGCCCTGCTTGCACCAGGAATCAGCACTGCTTTTAAGCTCCTGAGTGGAACCAGTTCCAGAGTGACTTGCATTCGGTGCCAAATGTAAAAagtgttatgtattgaagtcactgtatatagttttccctcaggtccgaggcagttgttttaggagggaaatttaggagggaattttgaatgatgtttcattacattgtttgagccagcctctataaaagcaggctggctcagcacTTCACTTCAGTTCTGTCCTGActcaaataaagagctgtttggaGAATCACTGTGAGTGTGTCACCtgctgcttacccacaacttCACAAAAAGTTTCAAAATGCACACATCCATGGCTTTACCTGACCCACACTTGATGTCATAATATGGGATGGGTGGGCATGAAATGGCCTCAGGAGCCAAATTCGAACTCCTGACTAACCTAGATTGGCCTGTGTACTGGAGAGTCTCCTTCCCTGTTGTATAAGTATTCTCCTTttcagggccggatttaagtttgatgaggccctaagctactgaaggtaatggggccctttatatgtccagctgtcctttgtcaacaacaaattgtcactgttttgtggggttttttcgcgttgaatatatgctatatggtaatttatggacctaatagatatctaaagccatttgcacataacaaataggagcctacacaacacaaaaactgttgctgtatgtaggttttattttatttgttttttatcttatattgtattttagaaatgtacatccagttggtttttttctttaatttttttggggggcccctaagccatagcttgtttagcttgtgtgtaaatctggcact
This window harbors:
- the LOC118075477 gene encoding C-type lectin domain family 5 member A isoform X1; the encoded protein is MMYVITGMLAQRRKKKRLANMGWPHIAPGIIFLLVKLTGTSLFLVFIPQIFPRGNFSFIPEENYTELLTTLSLPEARATSATTVQIPQKPPTWERHRGSEYWFTEAKEVWFHCRYDCMQWSSDLAIINDRKELEFIQNKTTMGTYFIGLTYEVVQNKWLWTDGTELRNNLFAMRPKEAADECATLAAGELKPVSCHEEHHCICEKNPE
- the LOC118075477 gene encoding C-type lectin domain family 5 member A isoform X2, whose amino-acid sequence is MGWPHIAPGIIFLLVKLTGTSLFLVFIPQIFPRGNFSFIPEENYTELLTTLSLPEARATSATTVQIPQKPPTWERHRGSEYWFTEAKEVWFHCRYDCMQWSSDLAIINDRKELEFIQNKTTMGTYFIGLTYEVVQNKWLWTDGTELRNNLFAMRPKEAADECATLAAGELKPVSCHEEHHCICEKNPE